The following nucleotide sequence is from Tardiphaga alba.
GCAGGTCGATGCGGGCGGGATCGTTGCGTCCGTCGAATAGCGCCAGGATCGCTTCATGCAGGAGGCGCGAGACACGGACGACGAATTCGGATGCGAGATCGTCGTTCGGCGCGCGGGCCAGCCACTCGGTGTTGAAATAGAGCGAGCGCATTTCGATATCGGCGAGCACGTCGATGGCGTGGGGCAGGTGGGCCGGCACCCAGACCGCGCGATCAGGCGGCACCAGCCAGCGTCCCTTCGGTGTCGTCACCTGCATGGTGCCGGCGGCGGCATAGACGAGCTGGGCCTCGCGATGGGCATGGGTGTCGAGCCGGGTGCCTTTGGGATAGCGCGTCGCCAGCATATGGACGCCATCCGCCGTCGACCGACGACGGTCGGACAAGGGCAGGATTGGCGTGTCCACGATAGTCATTGGCGACATCCCGTTGCGCTCACTCCTTATAACGGCATCACTGGTCGCTTTGGAAATCGATTCATGAACTCGCCAACCCGCGTCATTACCCTCGTCAACGTCGCCCATTTCATCGATCACTACGCCATGCTCATTTTCGCGGCGGCGGTGCTGGTGATGGGGCCGGCCATGGGTAAGACCTATACGGAGCTTCTGCCCTATGCGACGCCGGGCTTCGTGGCTTTCGGCGCGGGATCGCTGTTTACCGGCTGGCTCGGCGACCGCTGGAGCCGCCGCCATATGATGGTGATCTTTTTCTACGGCATCGGCCTGTCGATGGTTTCCGTTGGCTTCGTGCAGACGCCGCTGCAACTCGGCGCGGCGCTGTTCGCGGTCGGCCTGTTCGCCTCGATCTACCACCCGGTCGGCACCGCGATGATCGTGTCCTATGCGGACAAACTCGGCAGCGCGATGGGCGTCAATGGCGTGTTCGGCAATTTCGGCGTCGCGTCCTCTGCACTGATCACCGGCGTGATCGGGCAGTATCTCGGCTGGCGCTGGGCTTTCATCATTCCCGGGCTTGCGACCATCGCGGCCGGCGTCGTGTTCATGCAGCAGGTCGCGCATGAAGACCGTTCCGGCTTCAAGCAAGCGGCCGCGCAGGCGCGCGTGGCGAAGTCGGACATGTGGCGCGTCATCGTCGCATTGCTGGTGACGGTCATTGCGATCTCCACCGTGTTCAATGCCATCACCATTGCGCTGCCAAAGCTGTTTGCCGAACGCCTGACGGAGCTTACGCAAAGCCCGGCCACGCTCGGCGTCATCGCCGCTTGCGTCTATGTGTTCGGTGCGCTGACGCAGTACAATATCGGCTGGCTGATCGATCGCTATTCGTTGAAGGCCGTTTGCCTGCCGCTCTCGCTGCTGCTGGCGCCGTTTCTGTACTTCGCCGCCACGCTGTCGAATGAAGGGCTGATCCTGGTTGCGATCGGCGTCATCATCGGCCTGTTCGGGCAGATCACGGTCAACGAGACGATCGTCGGCAAATACACGGCAGAGGAATGGCGCTCGCGCGCTTATGCGGTGCGCTACTTCGTCGGCTTCACCGCGGCCGGCGCCTCGGTCGGGCTGGTGGCTTGGCTATATGAAACCGGCGGCTTCATGCTGATGTTGCATTCCTTCGCCGCGCTATCCGTGCTGGTCATCATCGCGGCCTTGATCCTGCCGCCGGAACTCCCGGCCAAGACACAGACCTGAGCGTTCCACGAAATTCGCTTGGCGAACACGATGCCGCGGTATAGATAACCGCCATTCGTCCCGTGTGCCTGAGGGCCGGGTTGTAAGCGTTGCTTTTCGCGCATCCATTCATTTTGCCGCTGGCAGTTCCTTTATGGCGAGGGAATGTGCCGCGGTTTGCGGTGTTGCATCGATAGGCGAAGCCTCCATATCGTCTGTGATACTGCCCGTCGGAACCTATTGTGCTGAATTCACCCGTCGAATTTGAAACACTGGTCGATGAGATCTACGAGGCGAGTGTTGTCGCTGACCGCTGGCCGCGATTGCTGGATCGCTTGTCCGTAATTGCGGAAGGCGAAGGAGCGCTCATCTTCGCTGCTGCTCCCGGCGCGCCGCGCTGGCTCGCCTCTACCAGCATTCATGACCGGATCGAGCGCTGGACGCGCGGGCCTTTTGCCCAGCGCAATCCGCGTAGCGAGCGATTGGTCCCGAACACCGAAGCACGGTTCCTTACCGACCTCGATCGTTTCACGATCGAGGAGCTCGATAACGAGCCGTTTTATGAGGAGGTGCTTCGCAAAGGCGGACTTGGCTGGTGCGTCGGCACCACGATCCGGTCGCCAGCGGGCGATACGCTGGTGATCTCGGTCGAGAAGGCGCATGCCAAAGGGCCGGTGCCGCGTGCGGTCGCCGAGCAGCTGGACGTGCTGCGTCCGCATCTGGCACGCGCTGCCGTTTTGTCGGGGCGCCTCGGCTTCGAGCGTGCGCGCACCGCCGTCAACACGCTCGAAATGATCGGGCTGCCGGCGGCGGCCGTGCGGCACAACGGCAAGGCCGTCGCGGCGAATGCGGGCTTCCTGGCGCTGGCGCCGGCGGTCCATGTCGGCGCTCAGGATCAGGTGCAGTTTTCATCGCAGGCCGCGCAAACCATTTTTCAGGATGCGCTGACCAAACCCGCGACGCTGACCAAGACCGGGCGTTCGATCCCCGTTGCAGGGAGCGACGCCAATGCGCCCTTCATCGCGCATGTGCTGCCGCTGCGCCTGTCCGGTCTCGATCTGTTTGCCGGCGCGGTGTCCATCGTGTTTCTCACGCCGGTCACCGAGCAGCGCAGCCCGGGGCCGGAGCTGCTGCAGGCTTTGTTCGACCTCACGCCGGCAGAAGCCCGCATCGCCAGTTTGGTTATCGATGGCAAGTCGGTGGATTCGATTTCAAAAATTCAGAGCGTCAGCCTGAATACGGTGCGTACGCAGCTCAAATCGGTGTTTGTGAAGACTGGTGTGGATCGTCAGGTCGATCTCGTCCGGTTGCTCGGACAGCGCCCGGGACGATCAAGCTTTTCGTGATCGCGCAAAGAAAAAGGCCGGCACAAAGGCCGGCCTGATCCTCAATATCCCCACTGAAAAGTCTTGCAGTCGTCAATACATGGTCCGCCGAAGCGGTAATTTGGAACCGCCAAACTGCAAAACGCAGTCGCAAACCAGTCCCCCGGTACCGACGTAATCTATCTCGCAAGGCGCAGCGTCACCAATTTGGGTGAAATCTGCCGAATAAGTTGACTGAGCGTCTCAATTGCGCGGCGGGCCGGAACTATTCCGCCGCGGGGTGTCATAGAGCCGTCATTCCACGGATATCCGCCGCCATCCGACAACCCGGGCTTCAACACGGTCGCCTGTCTCCGCATTCTCCCATTGGCCATCGACATAGATGCAGGCGAATGGAAGCTGATAGGTGCCGCTGTGATCCTCGCACAGAACCTGCACGGCAAGCCCGGGAGCCGGCACGCCTTCGCCATCAAATTCCGCCAGTCGCCTTTCGCGCGTCGCCATTGAAACTCCGGATCGGGAACGGGCAATGCTCTGCGCCGTTCCTGTCGCTACTGGTTGACAGCACCGCATGACATCGCTTGGTTGACCTGTGATCTGCGGCGAAAGGACATGCAATGCGTGGTTGGACATTTCTTGCGGTGACTCTGGCGGCTATTTCGGGCGCCGCCAAGGCAGTGGCGCAGGATGTGCCCGGCATTGAAATCTGCACGGTCGAGAAGACCATGGAGCGTCGCACCAGTTGCCTGCAGAGCAATGTGAATTTCCTGCAGCAGACCGTCGGCAAGCTCAGGTTGGAGCAGCAAGCCAGACTGGACGCTGCCAACCGTCAGGTCGAAGCCTTGAAAGCCACAGTGGCGAGTCTGCAAAAGACCGTCGAGGAATTGCAGGCAGCACAGAAGAAGACTGTGCCACCGGCCAAGGACACGCCCACTCCAGCGAAGGATGCGCCGGCGCCGGCCAAGGAAAGCGCCAAATAGCGCTTGCTTACTCGCTGCTCAGCACCGGTCCAAATAACTCCCAGCGTTCGCCCTTAAAGCGCATCATCTGCAGTTGCTGAAGCGGGCTGTAGTCGGTGGCGCTGGTTTTCACGCGGGTGCCCGGCAAGAAGATGCCGACCTCGTAATCGAGGCTGGTGGCCTGCTTCATGACGTTGTCGCGGGTGAGGTTGTCGCCACATTGCTGCAGGATGTGGACCAGTGTGCGTGCGATCCCGAATCCATACAGCGTATAGATGTCGTTCTTGTCTCCGTCCGGATAGTATTTGTCCATGAAAGCGATCCACTCCTTGATGGTCGGATCGTCCTTCCATTGCGGGTCTGTCGGATCTTTCATATAGGCTGCGCTGATCACGCCCTGTGCATTGTCGAATCCTGCCGGCTTGATTACCGAGCCGACGGATTGTGAGACATTGACCAGCATCTGCACCGGCTTCCAATTCAGCTCGGCGACTTTCTTGATGGCCTGGGCTGCGAATTTCGGTGACGCGATATTGAGGAAGATGTCGGGATTGGCCGTCCTGATCTGGACGATCTGCGAATCCACCGTGGGCGAACTGGTCTCGAAGCTCGCCTGGGTTACGATCATTTTGTCAGCCTTGTCGCCGAGGCCTTCGCGCACACCGCTGAAATAGTCTTTCCCCATATCGTCGTTCTGGAAGAGCACGCCGATCTTGGCATCGGGATGGTTCTTCAAGATCCATGTCGCCCAGATACGCCCTTCATTGTGGTAGCTGGGCGACCAGCCCATGGTCCACGGGAAGTGCTTCGGGTCAGCCCATTTCGATGCGCCCGACGACACGAAGAGGTGCGGGACCTTCTTCATGTTCATGTATTTCTGGATCGCTGAATTGGTCGCCGTACCGAGCGGATTGAAGATCAGCAGGGCTTCATCGCTTTCGACGAGCTTCCTTGCTTGCTCGACGGTCTTGGGCGGAGAGTAGGCATCGTCATAACTGATGAAGTTGATCTTGCGTCCGTTGACGCCGCCTTGGTCATTGACCATGCGGAAATAGGCGGCTTCCGATTTTCCGATCGAGGCATAGGACGACGCCGGTCCACTATACGGCATGATGTTGCCGATTTTGATCTCGGTATCGGACGCGCCGGGGTCGTATTTCTTCTGCGCGGATGCGGGCAGAATGCAGGCGCCAATCAAAAAAACGGCGAGCGCAAGGGTAGTCTTGCGGGGCAATGAAGCGAACATTGTTTCCTCTGACGTTTCTTGTTGCCCGCGGGCATTCGCTGACCACCGGCTAATTGCAAGTAATGCATGTCCACGCATGGGCGCATAGCGACGTCAGCGGAGAACCCCTCTCCAGAAATGGAGAGGGGCGTTTCGCATGGTGGAACAGGCTTACGAAGCTTTCTCGCCGGACATCAAAGGTCCGAACAATTCCCAGCTTTCGCCCTTGAACTTCATCATCTGCAGTTGTTCGAGCGGGCTAAAGTCCGTCGGGCTGGTCTTGATCTTGGTGCCCGGCAGATAGATGCCGATCTCCATGTTCAGATTGGCAGCCTGCTTCATGATATTCTCGCGGGTGAGATCATCGCCGCATTGCTTGAGCACCTGCACGATACCTTGCGAGACGCCGTAACCGAACACGGTGGCGCCGTCGTCCTTGTCGCCTTCGGGATAATACTTGTCCATGAAGGCGCTCCATTCCTTCATGCCGGCGTCGTCCTTCCATGTCGGGTCCTTGGGATCCTTCATATAGGCGGCGCTCAGTACATCCTGCGAATTGGCGTAGCCGGCCGGCTTCATCACGCTGCCGACCGATGCCGAGACGTTGGTGACGATATGGACCGGCTTCCAGCCCATCTCGCCGACCTTCTTGATCGCCTGTGCCGCAAATTTCGGCGTGGCGATGTTGATGAAGATGTCGGGATTGGCCGCCTTGATCTGGACGATCTGCGAGTCCACTGTCGGTGATGCCGTTTCATAGGGCACTTCGGTGACGATGTAGTCCTTCAACTTGTCGCCGAAGCCTTCATGCAGGCCGACGATATAGTCCTTGCCGAAATCGTCATTGGCATAGAGCACGCCGACTTTTTTGCCAGGATGGTTCTTCATGATGTATTGCGCATAGATCCGTGCTTCGGCCTGGTAGCTGGGCTGCCATCCCATGGTCCATGGAAAATTCTTCGGATCAGCCCATTTTGCAGCGCCTGTGGACACGAACAGCTGCGGCACCTTCTTCGTGTTCATGTATTTCTGAATCGCCGTGTTTCCCGGCGTGCCCAGCGGGTTCAGGATGAACAGCACTTCGTCATTCTCGACCAGTTTGCGCGCCTGCTCGACGGTCTTCGGCGGCGAGTAGCCGTCGTCATAGCTGATGAAGGTGATCTTGCGGCCGTTGATACCGCCTTTCTCGTTGATCATCTTGAAATAGGCGGCCTCGGTCTTGCCGATGGTGGCGTAGGACGAAGCCGGCCCGCTATAGGGCATGATGTTGCCGATCTTGATCTCGGTATCGCTGGCGCCGGTGTCGTATTTCTTCTGAGCGTGGCTTGCAGTGGCAGGTAGCGCGAGAGCGAAGCTGGCGAGCGTGATGGCTCGCAGGACATTCCAGTCATGCATGACGATGGTCCTCCCTGTGGTTCGATCAACCGCACCGCCTGTCTGCGCAGGCTTGCATGATGCGGCTCGAATGGCGGGAGTATGCACCAAGCCTAACACTTGGAAAGCGAGATGCGCCGGCAATCGTCGCCGCGGCGCACAAGCGCCGCGGTATCGCGCTGCACAGGCGCTGGAGTTAGAGCATGATCTTATCCGAAAACTGGCGTCCACTTTTCGGGATCATGCTCTAGCGCCCCTTGAAATCGGCAGGACGCTTTTCGAGGAACGAAGCCATGCCCTCCCGAAAATCGTCGGTGCGAAACAGCGGCAGCAATTGCAGGAAGACGTGATGGACGTGTTCGCCGAAGTTCTCCGAGAGGCCGGCGCGCATCATGCGCTTGGCGGCCTGCACGGCAAGCGGCGCATTGGCGGCGATCTCGGTGGCGACGGCCCGACCGCGCGCCTGCAATTCTGCATCAGCGACAACTTCGTTGGTCAGGCCCATGTCGAGGCTCTCGCGTGCCGACAGCGTGCGACCAGTGAAGATCAGCTCGGCTGCTTTGGCCCAGCCGATCATGCGCGGCAGAAACCAGGTGCCGCCGGATTCCGGCACCACGCCGCGCTTGACGAAAGCGGCAGCGAATTTGGCGCTTTCCGCCATGATGCGGATGTCGCAATTGAGCGCGATGTCCATGCCATAGCCGGCCGCAGCGCCATTGAGCAGGCAGATGGTCGGCTTCTCCATGTTGAACATCACGATGGGCTGCGCGGACTTCATGTCGAGGGTGGTGCGCGAGCTGTTGGCGTCATTGGCCGAGCCGATGCCTTTGCCCTGGGTGGCGCTGACCATGTCGAGCCCGGCGCAGAACATCCGGCCGGCGGCGGTCAGGACGACAACACGCACGTCGGGATCGGCGTCGGCTTTGAGGAAAAGCGCGCTCAGCTGTGCCAGCATCTCGCGCGAAATCGTGTTCATCCGCTCGGGGCGATTGAGCGTGATCGTCGCGATATTGTCGGCGACGGAATAAAGCACTTCATCGGATGTGGATGATGCGACGGGCTCAGACATCTGCTTCCTCTTGGCGTTTCTTGTGGCGTTCTGTTTTTGTGACCGTAGCTAAGGCGGAATGGCGCCGGCGTGCAAGTGGCCATGCATTTGCGCGCCTTGGCAGGCTGAGACCGGTTTGATCTACTTCCTTCGTTCGCGCGCCGACATCGATCGGCGATCCAAGAAAAAGCCGAGGGAGGCCTGTCCATGTCCAGCCCAAATATCCGCGTTCTCGCCACCGATCTCGCATTCCCCGAAGGCCCCGTGGTGATGCCGGATGGCTCCGTGGTGCTGGTGGAAATCCGCGCGCAGCAACTGACGCGGGTCTATCCCGATGGCCGCAAGGAAGTCGTGGCCAAGATTCCGGGCGGCCCGAATGGCGCAGCGCTCGGGCCGGACGGCAAGATGTACATCACCAATAATGGCGGCTTCAGCTGGGTGCCGTCGCGCGGCACCTTGATGCCCCATGCGCCGGAGCCGCATGAATATATCGGCGGCGCGATCCAGCGCGTCGATCTCACCTCGGGCAAGGTCGAGACGCTGTTCACCAAATGCGGCGAGCACAATCTCAAGGGCCCCAACGATCTCGTCTTCGACAAGCAGGGCGGGCTGTGGTTCAGCGAACTCGGCAAGCGCCGCGCGCGCGACATGGATGTGGGCGGGGCCTATTATATCAAGCCGGGCATGAGCGAGATCACCGAACAGGTGATCGGCGTGCTGCCGGCCAACGGCATCGGTCTCTCGCCGGACGAGAAGACCATGTATATCGCCGAGACGCCGACCGGCCGGTTGTGGGCCTATAATGTCGGCTCGCCCGGCGAAGTGGTTGCGGCTGATACGATCTATCGCGGTGAACGCGGGCGGCCGATCTGCGGCCTCGGCGGCTATCAGATGTTCGACTCGCTGGCGGTGGAAGCGTCCGGCAATGTCTGCGTCGCCACGCTTGTGAGCGGCTGCATTTCCGTGATTGCGCCGGACGGCAAATTGGTCGAACAAGTCGAGACGGGCGATCGCGTGACGACGAATATCGCGTTTGGCGGACCGGAGCTGAAGACGGCCTACATCACGCTGTCGGGCAAGGGCGAGCTGATCGCGATGGACTGGCCGCGCGGTGGCCTGCCGCTGAATTTCTTGAATAAGTAGTCGTCATTGCGAGGAGCGATAGTGACGAAGCAATCCAGGGGCCGTGCGAAGAAAACTGGATTGCTTCGCCCAGGCAAAATTGGCAAAAGCCAATTTTGCCTGGGCTCGCAATGACGAAAGAGAGATACAAGATGCCGTGGCTTGAACCTGTCACCCTTAGCGGACCTCACGCCCGGCTCGAGCCTCTCGCCAAATCCCACTGCGACGGCTTGATCGCGGCCGCGCAGGACGGCGATCTCTCAAAGATCTGGTACACCGCGATCCCGGCGCCGGAAAAGATGGACGCCGAGATCGACCGGCGCCTGTCGCTGCAGGCGGCGGGCGCGATGCTGCCCTGGACGGTGAAGGATGCCACCGGCAAGATCGCCGGCATGACGACCTACATGAATGTCGATGCCGCCAATCGCCGGGTCGAGATCGGTTCGACCTGGTACGGCAAATGGGTCCAGCGCACCGCGCTCAATACGCAATGCAAGCTGATGCTGCTGGAGCACGCCTTCGAGAAGCTCGATTGTATCGCGGTGGAATTCCGCACGCATTTCTTCAACCACCAGTCCCGCCGCGCCATTGAGCGTCTCGGCGCCAAGCAGGACGGCATCATGCGCAATCACCAGATCGCGCCGAACGGCACGCTGCGTGATACGGTGGTGTATAGTATTCTCCCCGGCGAATGGCCGACGGTGAAGGCGCATCTGACTTATCAGTTGGATGAGAAGGCGCGGTGATCGCGTAGCCCGGATGGAGCGAAGCGCAATCCGGGGACCGGCGATGTGCTGAGGCTCTGATTCCTGGATTGCGCTTCGCTTCATCCAGCTACGGACTCACTTCTTCGGATAAATCCGGTCGATCAGTTTCCCGCAATAGTCCGGCGTTGGCGGCTCCTGGCTGATCAGGATGCGATAGACGATGGGCGCAACGATGTGATCGATGACTTCTTCGATATCGAACGGCGTCTCGCCGCGCGCCTTGGCCCGCTCGGTGAGGGTCGTGAGATGGTCGTTGGTGAAGCTGCAGCAGACACAGGCCTGTCCGTCCGCCGCGTCCAGCGTCCCGTCCCGCAGCAGCGCGCGGCCGACCGGCGATGACATTTCCTCGGCATATTGCTCGATGAAGGCCCGCAGGTCGGTCTCAACGGCGCCGGTGTCGTCGGGCTCCCCGATCGGCCGCAACCGCGCCACGGCAACGTCGGCCAGCAGCGATTGCAGGTCACCCCAGCGGCGGTAGATGGTGGAGGGCGTGACGCCGGCCTCGGCAGCAATTTGCGGCACCGTGATCTGGTTTCGGGTGGAAAGGCCGCCCAGTTTGCGCACAGCATCATGCACGGCGCCCTGAATGCGCGCGCTTCGACCGCCCGTCCTGGTTCGTTCTTTCGCCGCCACGTCGTCTCCCGAAGACAAGCCATGCTAAAATGCCGCCATCTCTTAACGCAAAAGATTTGCATTAAGCGGTGAGGCGTCCTAGCTTCACTAAAGCAAATAATTAGCCTTTAGGAGGCCGCCATGCAAGGAAGCTCCGGGGAGACCTGCGTCTCTGCATCATCAGGCGCGGCGACCGCAAAGCGTGCCCCGCTTTGGGTCATGACGGCTTATAGCTTTGTAGCCGCCGGCACGGTGGTCGGCAGCAGCAGCGCGGCGACGCCGCTTTATCGGCTTTATCAGGAGAGCATGCATCTCACGCCGCTGATGATCACGCTGGTCTTCGCGGTCTATGCGATCAGTCTGCTTGCGGCGCTCCTCACGGTTGGGGGACTATCGGACTATGTCGGTCGGCGTCCGGTCATTCTGGGCGGCCTGATCGTCAATGCCGTGGCCATGATGTTGTTCTCCTATGCCACCGATGTCGGCGACCTCATCCTTGCCCGCGCCGTTCAGGGGCTCTGTGTCGGTGCCTCGACGACGACGCTCGGTGCTGCCATTCTCGACAGCGACCGTATACGTGGACCGCTGCTCAACAGCGTCAGCGCCTTCATCGGCCTGATGGTCGGCGCGCTCGGCGCCGGGCTGCTGGTGACCTTCGCGCCTGATCCGTTTCATCTCGTCTATGAAGTGTTGTTCGCGATCACCGCTGTGCTGATCGTGCTGTTGTGGTTCATGCCCGAAACGGTGTCACGCAAGTCGGGTGCTCTCGCATCGCTCCGGCCGAATATGCGGGTGCCCGCGCAGTCGCGCGCGGCGCTGTTGATGGTGGCGCCGGCGACGATTGCGAGCTGGGCGCTTGGCGGTTTCTATCTGTCGCTGATGCCGACCATCGTTGCTGTCACCATGGGAGTCAGTGCACCATGGGTTGGCGGTGTCGTCGTCGCGGTGTTGATGCTGTCGGGCGCGTTGTCGGTAGGGGCGTTGCGCCATCTGCCGGCACGCCGGTTGCTGCTGATCGGAACTGTCACTTTGTCCATCGGCGTAGCGGTCACGCTGCTCGGCATCCAGCAGCACAGCACCATGGCACTCTTCCTCGGAACGGCCATTTCCGGAATCGGCTTCGGATCGTCCTTCGCAGGCGTGCTCAGCACATTGCTGCCGACCGCCGAAGCGCATCAGCGCGCGGGCCTGCTGGCGACGTTCTATGTGATCTCGTATCTAGCCTTCAGCCTGCCAGCGCTGGCGGCCGGCGTCTCGGTGCCGTTCGTCGGGCTGGCCGTCGTCGCTTATGTTTATGGCGCCGTCGTCATCGTGCTCGCGATCGTGTCGTTGATCGCCTCACTGCGGAGTTCAGAATAGAAAAGGGCGGCAAAATGGCCGCCCTCCGGTATCTCAGACTTCGCGGCGGTTCAGGAAGGCTAGCCGCTCGAACAGGTGCACGTCCTGCTCGTTCTTGAGCAGCGCGCCATGCAGCGGCGGGATCAGCTTGCGCGGATCGCGTTCGCGCAGCTGCTCCGGCGACATGTCCTCATTGACCAGCAGCTTCAGCCAGTCGAGCAGTTCCGAGGTCGATGGCTTCTTCTTCAGGCCCGGCACGTCGCGCACCTCGAAGAAGATGCGCATGGCTTCGGCGACCAGGCGCTGCTTGATGCCCGGGAAATGGACTTCGACGATCGCGTTCATCGTCTCCATTTCGGGGAACTTGATGTAGTGGAAGAAGCAGCGGCGCAGGAAAGCGTCCGGCAATTCCTTCTCATTGTTTGACGTGATGATCACCACCGGGCGCTTGCTGGCCTTGATAGTCTCGCCGGTCTCGTAGACATGGAATTCCATACGGTCGAGTTCGAGCAGCAGATCGTTCGGGAACTCAATGTCGGCCTTGTCGATTTCGTCGATCAGCAGCACCGGACGCTCGGCATGGGTGAAAGCTTCCCACAATTTTCCGCGCTTGATGTAGTTGGCGATATCCGACACGCGGGGATCGCCGAGCTGGCTGTCGCGCAGGCGCGAGACCGCGTCGTATTCATACAGGCCCTGCTGCGCCTTGGTGGTGGACTTGATGTGCCAGGTCAGCAGCGGCGAGCCGAGCGCCTTGGCCACTTCCTCGGCCAGCACGGTCTTGCCGGTGCCGGGTTCGCCCTTCACCAGCAGCGGGCGCTCCAGCACGATGGCGGCATTGACGGCGACCTTGAGGTCATCGGTGGCGACGTAGTCTTT
It contains:
- a CDS encoding AAA family ATPase; translation: MKFTGTKDYVATDDLKVAVNAAIVLERPLLVKGEPGTGKTVLAEEVAKALGSPLLTWHIKSTTKAQQGLYEYDAVSRLRDSQLGDPRVSDIANYIKRGKLWEAFTHAERPVLLIDEIDKADIEFPNDLLLELDRMEFHVYETGETIKASKRPVVIITSNNEKELPDAFLRRCFFHYIKFPEMETMNAIVEVHFPGIKQRLVAEAMRIFFEVRDVPGLKKKPSTSELLDWLKLLVNEDMSPEQLRERDPRKLIPPLHGALLKNEQDVHLFERLAFLNRREV